The window gttgatgcggacttaagacccccttcattctcaaaacgaatgatAACTTCGACTCTGTGATGTGTCAACTTACTTATATCAATGGCGCGTTTGAGTCGACTCACTCATGAATTGCCCATTTCTATGAAAAAGTATCTTCAATAGCCCACGTTTTTCTTCTGTAGTAGCCCTTGGCCACCAAGGAATATGGAAAGATCCGCAATTATTACGGTCAAGCTTTTTACACAATGGTAACGTATACGTTACGTtactttaattttcttttaatatattCACTAGCGTTCATGCACTATTCTTCTCAAACCACTAGAGTTCTTTTGGTTATGATCTTTATAATGTGCTGGTTGTTTACCCCAATGGCATTTGACTTTTGTTGGCATTAACATTTTGTTTCCTTATATTGCCATTTTTACGCACGACCAGCGTCATTGGATTGATCACTTCCTCTAACTGAACTGTTCTCCTTTTTAACACTGCATTACATACGACTGCATAGAAGCACAATTTTCGTGGCAGATTGAGATGAAATTAGATAATACTAATATTATTCTCGTAACTTCTGTTAACATCTCAGTTACCGGCTTGATGCAGTGCAGCACGTCTTCTAAGACCGGAAAGTTCTCCTCAATGAAGACTTATCCGTTGTAGTTTTCTGGGCTTTTTCGTTAGTAGTTCGATGTCTTTCTTGCAAACTTTTATTTCGTCGTCGTTAATTATTGTTCTATTCAATATTAAGTAAATAGTAAATGATTAATGGTTGTATCAAGTCCTGCAATCCATTTCTTCTTGCACTGACTCCAGCTTCtctaaaattttgattttgaactCGAGAATAGATCAccttcatatatacatatgaatgCTTCCAAAGCGTTCTTCAATTGGGAAATTTCTACACGGGGTGCTTTCGTTAACTTTCCCACTGGTCGATATCCTTGGGTTTCGCTTCCGACTATCCTTTTAGGTATTCGTTTGTTGACGATTTACGAGCTCGGCTGTTTTTTGCAATCGACGCTACTGCGCCATCATAGAAATTAAATAGTTCCGGCCAGCTCTAACCTTACTTCATTATCAACCACGGTGTAACAACCTGTTTCTCGTCAAAGAACTCCAAATATTCTGGTTTGCaagcaccaattcgatatttctaacAGCCGTCTGGCGTCTTTGTTTAcgcctgccacgtcttctttttcttccatagatattacccctGTGGCCCATCTAGGCTTGCTCAACTCAGCAATAAGGAGTCCGCAGCCCATTAAGCTGAATTTGAAGTCCttctccaaaaattcttcggagaattctcctctcgaacacaAAAAGAACAACAATCCAAATccaatgtaaataaataatatgtgttgttgaggatgctgggagtcctaggtCGGCACCCAcgtagtgacggaccgaaccacttgtggagcaacttactcccagcatcctcaacaaaaaatattatttatttacatcggcctggtttaggtctggactgtgacggatttcacttaaatataattcgtactcattacgtgtttgcgattatatttaagtgaagcGTTTTCCATCGATCGTcgctttcggtcatgctgctcccacggcagaggtgaggcagcgtctgatgagttgcctttgccctggacgaaaccgtctgtcaactttttgtctttttttttctgtaaacattgggttttactcaaaaaaggagtccgagaactgcaaaagggggagcaagttgctccccaaatggttcggtccgtcaccaCGTGGGTGCCGacctaggactcccagcatcctcaacaaaatatattatataatgtttgtttatttagggtgaacatagtatttatgtcgttgatttgtatatacatatgtgaatcttggggtttggcaaaatatgaaggaatattttgtattctaagCTATGTACtacacataagataaacactacctttatatccgaagcgcccggcttccggtattcctacTTATTTAAAACCGATGACTCATTATTTCGACACCTGATAAAATGCTCTAGGGTTTTCAATACAAATGTTGATAATTAATTCGTGAGCCCATTTGCCCGTTTTGGGAATAAATGCTACTTTAATATCTCCCTAATTTATtgggcaaaattgaaatccgtaTATCGTCGTACATAAGTGTAAATAGTATTTAATAAGTAAATACATAAATGTTCAGAAAAGCGGTAAAAGATgatgttttgtgttttttttaaacGAACGTAACGTACAGCTTGTTAGAtgcaatgcaaaaaaaatcattgaaaatgataaaataaaatccttactgagctcgaataacaatagaaaaagacaattttcatatgcaaaataaaaaagcGTAATAATGACATGATAAACTTCGTATGAAGACTTTAGCATCATATACACATCTCGCTGAGTGGTGTCATGGATTTGATTTGGATGCCAGTGTGTACCCCgatattttgaagaaatttgcatccGAGCGCAGAGAAATTAGATATTTGTCAAACAATCAAGATATGCTAAAACAGGGACCCGAAACGAGTGAAATACACGCATGTGATAATGTATGCTTAATTGTCCGAAGGTATTCAAAACCTTTCCACAATCCTCGTACTGCAATACTTTTGAGAACCTGTGGGATTATATTTACGGTTCGCTTCGCAAATGCCCCATTTCGAACAAATAATACTTGATGGAACGAATAGTGGAGAAAAATTTCAGCAGAatatgaaaaagtgaaaaatgtaATGATGCTAAAAGTCTCGATACGAAGTAATTGACAGGCCGGATTGAACCTGGGCTTTACGAAGAGAGGTATAAAGTCATCTGAATCTGTAGATTTAGACTTTTGGAACGAATTAAACGCCCATTTTGTTCATTTATTagatgagattattaccctgatttgactcaggtattcattcacagctgagtcgactggtgtccttcaaatcacgatacaaatcccactgccaccaatgagatttgaaccgcgaccttccgtacggcagcattgtgctctaaccacagctatccgggcacatatcccaaacaaaaaatttagctttagcctggcTTAAAGTACTGGCGGCTTGTCGTGCTTGCGATTATAAAAAGAGGAGCGATTTTCATTTGTTGCTTAAGGGTCACTATTTTACGTGCACAAGCCTTTGCACTTAGAGTTGTGCATggctgttgtgggaaaagtacACTTCAAGCAGATAGTTTGCCGTTTCCTCATTGATTTCTGTGTATCTCCCGTTCTATGAAGGAAGGATAAGGATCCAATTTAACTTGAAGGGCGCCTTCAGTGAGCTAGTCGATTCAGAAAATCATCTTAACGATGACCGTTTAACGGAGTTAGGTTGAAATGTTCCCTTGCAGTACTcctttaataatagtataataataatggttttgcaataaagtctggcctacgtgctaagtgcgaactaacatacttgatgtacttagatgacatcaagctgtatgctggtactgaagaCCATCTTAGATTAGATAGATTAGATTAGAGGTAGATAGTGATACtcggatggagtttgaattagacaagtgccgaatccaagccatctgcaaaggtcatctTTGGTGGCCTCCACATCCCGGCTATGACCTAGACAGATtcctacaagtacctaggaattctgcaaggaacccctGCTCGAtgctctgttgtccgaattcctgcgacgtgtaaagctggtgctgaaatcgcatctctcggggaagaataaaataaacgcattgaatgtattcgctatcatTTCACTGGctcatgcattcggaatattgccgtggacgaagaccgatctgaaaaacgtccagcggcggatacggacaactatgtccaaattccaaatgccaTCCAAAGTCTACCGTGGAGCGgataaacctgcctcgtgacatcgatggtgggggcgtggttgacgtggcggtacaacatcatcgccaagtcgactcgctgcgcgcttatttttacagcaaagagcaggcgagtcccttgcatgcggctgtctgtaaggcagactgtggactgattccacttaacttgaaggatcgatctttcaatcctctgagtgaggtgaagtggggccaagagcggatcgatgaatggaagtcgaaggcaatgcacggtaaacatgtgatttgcatttgccgaacagatggctgtatgctggggaactctttgctgagacggaggagtttatgtgtgccattcgggacggcgtggtcgctacccgcacttataaaaagctcatcatgaaaaaacgggtggagaacgagcaGTGCCGACtctgtggttcggcgttagagacgttggatcatctcatttctggctgtactgtttattcaccaggcataatgttgtatgtaaggttatccatcaaaaccttgtatacaagcatgggctgatcacgggaacatttccgccgagattgtgataactcggaaaataataatcgttggcgcaaaaatccaattgGCTTAGGTTGTTGGAgtatgttagaacacttcattcaagaccgtaacagtacattacaggattacacTACCCTGTAGGcagcagtgtggtcagcattgcgctcgcccgacttTATTTCCCTgatatgactcaggtactcattcacagctgagtcgactggtatccgacgccaaatcacgataaaaatcgcactgccacctgtgagatttgaaccgcttccttccgtacgacagccttgtgtcctaaccactcagctatccgatacTCCTTTGTTTCGGCAAATCCAAGTTCCACCATtgtgttttactcttctttggcGTGCCGAGAAACATCTCTCATATTGATAATGAGAATCTAGGCAGGGATTTGATGTGCTTTGAATGGATCATGAATCGATCGCTCAGCATTAGTCAGTATGTTGCTCAATCTGCCTCCTACGGATTGATTTCGAAATCCAATGGTTGGAGGTCTGCATTTCGGCCACAGCTACATATTTTGatatggtgggcgttaacatTGTAGCCGCCTAGTATCCCCATGCTTCTAATTTTCACATATTGAATAACTTACATTAACATACGATAAGTCACATCTGCCCACTAACAAACCATGGTTCTCAGATGAAGTATATGAATGTTTGGCAGCCATTGACCCCACAAATGATTAATGCAATTATTGTTTTACGTAGAATCCTGCCAATTTATCTCTAAGATGCTGCTTCAGATTAAGCGCCGTGACTTGCCTATCCCCGGCTTTGAAAGCCGACGCTTGTAATTTGATGATCCCAAGTCCGTATAAATTCCGCCTTTCCAAACCAGAGCATTCAAGTGATGGTTTTGAGTTTTTTCTCACCTCGATTTCACTCCTACTGTGAAAGCTAGAGAATCCATTTGCTGAACGATGGCAGTGATCTTCTTCCGAATAAGTCGTGAACTCTCCAACACACTTTTCAGAAAAGAGCAATACTGACTCTCGCCGAAAATGTTTAGCCGTAACATATTACAGTGTACACTTACCGTCTGAAAGAAAGTACGTTGTTCTGGGCGAGCCCCTTTGTGTTGAGGCAAGGCTctggtagctgagtggttagagcacaaggctgtcatacggaaggttgcggtttaaATCCCCTGATGACAGTGGGATTTACATCGTGaattgacgtcggatacaagtcgactcagctgtgaatgagtacctgagtcatatcAGGGAAATAAAGTCGGGCGAGCGTAatcttgaccacattgcctcctataggttactgtaatcctatagtgttccgttacggtcttgaatgaagtgctctaacgcacttcaaggccttgatccaatatggattgttacgccaatgattattattattatattataggttCTGCTAAGTTTTTCCACGAGGCTACGCCCTTTCTAATATCGAGAAAGATACTGACCAATTTACAACAGGGCTGACATGATTGCATCAAGTGTAAACTGGAGGAAATGTTTACGAAAACTGAATAATCTCTTGCTAtacttaaattaaagaaatagaTGATTGTGGGCGCTATTGATTGATGACGCACTCCCAAGGTCTCTTCAGAGAAGGGGATTTGCAAGTTTTCGAAGCACTAGGAAGTATGCTTAGATCGTGAtggagaaaatataaaaaaagttagatattttgtttatattttttaccATTAATAAATGTACAAAATAAATAGGAATCGTTTGAGTATACCATGTCTGATTCACCCTTCTGATAACTGTATTCCACTCAACTCTCCAACCTGTTTTTTCCTAATTGTGCCCTCCTCCTTTGTCCCTCTATCTAAGCAGATATATCTTCAGATTTATTGATTTTCCCTATACTAACGGTCCCTTTCTCATCTCTGTTTTCAGGACTTTGCTTAAAAAAGTCAATTTCACGCGAAAGCAGACCAATTCAAATTATTCTCCATATTTACCCCAGAAAGACACTCTCATCTGTAAATTAACTCCAAAATGACATCATATCATTCCAATAACGGAGGTGGAGGCTACTCCGGGGATGAGCATGAGTCACGAAGTGGTGGCGGAGATGATCGCCCTGATAGTGACATAGGCGATAAGCCCATTTACTTGTTGGAACATTTGGCTACCTTCACTGTGAATAAGGAAACTGGTATTGTATATCCAGCCGATGGAATGCGACGCCTTCTACAATTGGAGAAGACAACAGGAATCTGGTCGCAAAAGATGCAATTATGTTTAGATAATCAATGGGTGCTTATTATGGACTTTGAATCGGGGGTGAGTACTTGATGCGGTTGGCAGTTTGGTGAAAGTCTAATCTAATTTTATTTTCTGCAGAATATAATCGAACGTTTTCCAGCCTCGTTGATACAAGAACCGACCGCATTTACTAGTAATGATCCAATGGAAATGTACAATAACATTCTAGTATTTATTGTTGCCGGAGGACCAGGATCACGATCGGAGATGCACATATTCCAAGTAAGTTCAGATTTTTTTGGATAGCGTCTCAGAATTATTCTAATAAATGCGAGTACAACAGCGATTGCAAAACTAATTAAATAACCTATTCCCATCAAAATCTTCTATTCTAGAGTCAATCAATATCAGCCGTCCACCTAGTCGAAGATTTGAAACAATTACGAAGCGGGAAGGGATCGGTTCCGCATCGTGATCCTTTACCGCCATCGTCCACAATGCGAGCCAATCATCACAATTCCTCATCGTCTGCCATGACAGGAGCAGCTTACCAAAATGAGACGGATTCTGAGCTATGTGGTCTGAATGATGAAACCTCATCGACGATATCTGGAGATAAATATGAGCGCGATGTTACCGTTTTAAATCATTGCTTTGATGATATTGAAAAGTTTATTGCGAGGTTACAACATGTTGCAGCTGCATCACGTGAGCTTGAACGGCGCCGTCGTAATCGGAAGTCGAAAAAGAAGGACCCCGGAGAAGGTCTGCTAACATTACGGACTAGACCTCCGAATGAAAAGGAATTTATTGACATTTTTGCCAAATTTAAGCTCTCGTTCAACCTTTTGGCCAAATTGAAAGCTCATATTCATGATCCGAACGCGCCAGAATTAGTGCACTTCCTGTTCACACCTTTAGCCTTAATTGTTGAGGCCGCAAGCGATACGTACTACGATTCACACATTCCGGCACGCGTAGTTAATCCTCTGCTGACGCGTGAAGCCATCAATTTACTGATAAACTGCGTAACAAGCAAAGAAACTGAACTCTGGAGATCGTTAGGCGATGCTTGGACACAACCAAGAGACACTTGGAAAGGCCATGTTGGCTCCTACCATCCGGTCTTTTTCGATGGCTGGTCACCAGATTATCCTGTCGTCGATGAACTCGAACGTCCCACAACTCCAACAAATGTGAAGCGTAGAATTGAAACGCATCATGGTAGTACGGTCCTGGGTGACTACGGTGACTATGATGGGTCAAGCCAGGGTCCATACCAAAACCCAGCCGGTGTTGGAAACACTGGTGGAAACAGTGGTCATCGTGATTTTAGCACTCGAAGCGATATTTCTATTGACTCGATTGAACGAAATGGCGCAATCCCGCCCAATGGACAAGGTGCAATAACTACCCCAGTTAGTAGTGGTAGCGCGATAATGGCAGTCTCAGTTGCTGGTAGGGAGATGAACTCACGCATGACGCAAGATCAGTCGATTGAGGCATGGCTGGATGAGCTGCAATCACGTGGTGCTAAAATTGTTCAAGTCACGTATCCACGCACGGCAAATAATGATAAGGAGCTCACGGTTGTTCGGGGCGAGTATCTGGAGGTGAGACTCATTCTAATATTTCTGAAAAAGGTGCCAAGGTTCTTGTTTGCAACATACAATGCCAGTCAAAATGATAAGACACTCcccttttttttcaagaaatcgtCAAATAAAAAAACGAATTCCAGAGAGTGTATGCCttgttttgtttgggatataagGGATTCTGAGTCTACTTAATGTTTGGGCTGGACCAGATGGAGAACAACTCACTCTCACTTTCTTAGTCCACGGATCTTTCGTGTTGGGCGTAACACTCAAGTATTCAAGAAATGGAAAGAataactaacggtttcgtcaagGGCAGAGGCGTGGCCGAAAATGGCAACAGAAGGAAATCGGTCCTTTTTATATAATGGCAAACACGACAAAGTCATGAATTATATCCGACTTAAGACTTCGTCGACCGGACGCATATTAATAGGCTTTTAGTCGCAGACGCTAACTGCCTATTATTCGGCTTTTCATCACTGACGCTTCTGCACGGTTAATAGTAACCGTTggtgcaataatccatattggatcaaggccttcaagtttgttagagcgcttcatttaagaccgtaacggtacactacaggattacaataccttGCAGGAGGCAGtgtgtcagcattgcgctcgcccgaggttattaccctgatttgactcaggtactcattcacagctgagtccactggtatccgacgtcaaattacgatacaaattccacagtCACCAAGGGATttaaaccgcaaccttccgtatgacacccttgcgctctaaccactcagctatccgcacaGCACGGTTGCGACAGCGATAAACAAACAATATATAGTTCTTGGTATATTATGTAAACTAGAAACCCTTGTCACAGCAAAGTAAATGTAATTTAGCATTAACATTATGAATTATCATGATCAGAAAACGGACAATTTAGTCTAATCATGCAAAGCACAGTCTAAACAAGAGAAAAAGTCGGCACCCGATGAGTCTGCTGAGCGGCCGATCGgcaaagtatttatttatttattattatttataaaatcgccAATATTGTAAGCGTAAgccaggctaaagctaaatttttgtttgggggATGAGGGGTcctatgtccggatagcttagtggttagagcacaaggctgtcgaacggaaggtggtggttcaaatctcactggtagcagtgcgatttgtatcgtgatttgacgtcagatgccagtcgacacagctgtgaatgagttgcTGAGTCGAATtgattgttgcggcaacgattactattattatatgcacatctacttgatgttggactggaCCAGGTAGATAGGGACTTCCTTTCACGGCCAAAACGAGGGGTCGGTGAGTCAAAAAAGTGAAAGTTAGTTGGAAGCTAGTTGCGTTTTAAGCAAAAATGGTGAGAACTTTGTATGAACGAAAAGAAATTCGACCTCTATGGGTCCAACTGTTTCAGTTATCATTTCCATGGTTTGAAGAAAGAACTAAATATATCCAGCTAGAGATAGCATGGAGGCAGAAGTATGATGAACAGTGAGAAATTGTGTTTCTAACTTGAAAATAAATAGCTGCCGATATGTGGGAATGGCTGGGGCGGAGTTTAACGACAATTTTGCAGTCATTGTGGATTTACCGTTTATTTTCCAGCAAGGTAATATCGGAATTCACAAGATTGTTAAGGAGTACTTCAACAGAAACCAATGGATTTTTCATCAGGATTTCCAAAACTGAATATTATCGACTATTGTTAGATCTACCCCGAACCATTTACTCTAAATCCAAACAATTTCACGACGCAAGAGAGTTATAAACAACTGCTTGCTCTGCACTGGgccaaattccaaaaaaaatatattatccaTTTATAGAAAAGCAGGATAAAGACTAAAACATCATAAGCAGCTGGGTTTGTTCGCTGAAATTCCATTCTGGATTGGCAAAAATATCAAGTGTGTTATCCTTTCCACCTGCCGGTATATTATGATCGGATACCCTCTGTTAATTACCCGGGAAAGTGTACCCCATTACCTCTAGATACATACACAGCGACTCGGgatcgttttattttttttacaatttgtcGAAAAATAGGAAGTGTCTCATCATTTTTACCGCCACTGTAGTCATACCTTTTAAATTAGAAAGGCTTTTTCTCTGCACTAGGTGCAGCTAAGGAAATTACCTGCGCTTTtacaacctatttttacttttctgaCATACTGTTATAATCTATAATACTCTACAGGTTTTGGATGATAGCCGAAAATGGTGGAAAGCTCGGAATATTCGGGGGCAGGTTGCTCATGTACCACATACGATAGTTACGCAGTACAGCTACAATGATAACGGTGGAAATAGTAGCGCTGGGA of the Hermetia illucens chromosome 7, iHerIll2.2.curated.20191125, whole genome shotgun sequence genome contains:
- the LOC119660814 gene encoding epidermal growth factor receptor kinase substrate 8-like protein 1; the encoded protein is MTSYHSNNGGGGYSGDEHESRSGGGDDRPDSDIGDKPIYLLEHLATFTVNKETGIVYPADGMRRLLQLEKTTGIWSQKMQLCLDNQWVLIMDFESGNIIERFPASLIQEPTAFTSNDPMEMYNNILVFIVAGGPGSRSEMHIFQSQSISAVHLVEDLKQLRSGKGSVPHRDPLPPSSTMRANHHNSSSSAMTGAAYQNETDSELCGLNDETSSTISGDKYERDVTVLNHCFDDIEKFIARLQHVAAASRELERRRRNRKSKKKDPGEGLLTLRTRPPNEKEFIDIFAKFKLSFNLLAKLKAHIHDPNAPELVHFLFTPLALIVEAASDTYYDSHIPARVVNPLLTREAINLLINCVTSKETELWRSLGDAWTQPRDTWKGHVGSYHPVFFDGWSPDYPVVDELERPTTPTNVKRRIETHHGSTVLGDYGDYDGSSQGPYQNPAGVGNTGGNSGHRDFSTRSDISIDSIERNGAIPPNGQGAITTPVSSGSAIMAVSVAGREMNSRMTQDQSIEAWLDELQSRGAKIVQVTYPRTANNDKELTVVRGEYLEVLDDSRKWWKARNIRGQVAHVPHTIVTQYSYNDNGGNSSAGNGNDVFNNPLYTQNYNKGRQASDPVSERYVQSGNDMMVGPSTTPNSADWVRNKHIEKPHSYLRDHQTNGNEEIYNGTYSPQADQNDQNSYEKSRKSATPTQQPQRVNNFIFNSVPNVPPPPPPPPPVPVTEGSSQSSSRTNTLNSTLKSQQSTSNDPQNEMQEELRTVLAHFREKRRTLDILKTPEIYIQQTSTAKEVEQWLRAKGFSEKVIKKMKGLNGNELFALKRTTLEDYCGHDEGKRLASQLIIQRNVSGYKTARTSELQAILAKARRKTDLETQNTSTPSVQEDAV